A region of Numenius arquata chromosome 25, bNumArq3.hap1.1, whole genome shotgun sequence DNA encodes the following proteins:
- the LOC141475421 gene encoding complement factor D-like has product MGLSPAPVLVLALLLLLGAMVNGQPRGRILGGYEAKPHLRPYMASLQLDGEHVCGGFLIAEQWVLSAAHCTEETDGRVFQVLLGAHSLTEPEPHKRLYRVRAQFPHPGSNIHNNKDDLLLLQLEEKAELNAAVQVLPFQREDRDVAADTVCDVAGWGTITHSGRRPDKLYQVERPVISRDVCNHRTRHDHTITEKMMCTDSRRRDTCKGDSGGPLVCSGVAEGVVTAGSRVCGNYKKPAIYTRIAPYAAWIDSVMASAAGEGDTH; this is encoded by the exons ATGGGGCTGAGTCCTGCTCCCGTCCTTGTCctcgctctgctcctgctgctgggggccATGGTGAACG GGCAGCCCCGGGGACGCATCCTGGGGGGCTACGAGGCCAAGCCCCACCTGAGGCCCTACATGGCCTCGCTGCAGCTGGATGGGGAGCATGTCTGCGGGGGCTTCCTCATCGCTGAGCAGTGGGTGCTGAGTGCTGCCCACTGCACCGAGGAGAC GGACGGCAGAGTCTTCCAGGTGCTCCTGGGCGCCCACTCCCTCACGGAGCCAGAGCCCCACAAACGCCTGTACCGGGTGCGCGCCCAGTTCCCCCACCCCGGCAGCAACATCCACAACAACAAGGacgacctcctcctcctccag ctggaggagaaagCGGAGCTCAACGCGGCTGTGCAGGTGCTGCCATTCCAGCGGGAGGACAGGGACGTGGCAGCTGACACGGTGTGCGACGTGGCGGGCTGGGGCACCATCACCCACAGCGGCCGCCGGCCGGACAAGCTCTACCAGGTGGAGCGGCCGGTGATCAGCCGCGACGTCTGCAACCACCGCACCCGCCACGACCACACCATCACCGAGAAGATGATGTGCACCGACTCCCGCAGGAGGGACACCTGCAAG GGAGACTCCGGTGGCCCCCTGGTCTGCAGCGGGGTGGCCGAGGGGGTGGTCACTGCCGGCTCCCGCGTCTGCGGCAACTACAAGAAACCTGCCATCTACACCCGCATCGCCCCGTACGCGGCCTGGATCGACAGCGTCATGGCCTCCgcggccggggagggggacacgcACTGA
- the PLPPR3 gene encoding phospholipid phosphatase-related protein type 3 has protein sequence MIPPKEKARAPKDSMTLLPCFYFVELPIVASSIVTLYFLELTDLFKPAKVGFQCYDRALSMPYVETNEELIPLLMLLSLAFAAPAASIMVGEGIVYCLQSRLKGRAGAEGSINAGGCNFNSFLRRTVRFVGVHVFGLCATALVTDVIQLATGYHAPFFLTVCKPNYTLLGTPCDANPYITQDICSGTDKHAILSARKTFPSQHATLSAFAAVYVSMYFNSIISDSTKLLKPILVFAFAIAAGICGLTQITQYRSHPADVYVGFLIGSGIAAYLAYHAVGNFRAPMERVPVPAPAKDALRALTQRGHDSVYHQNKSVSTDELNPQTRLEEAARPVPREKNSLGSLKRASVDVDLLAPRSPMGKENMVTFSNTLPRVNTPSMDDPARRHMTIHVPVDASRSKQLITEWKQKSLEGRSMTLVEEAAHGRGAGDAGEDVPPSLYPTVQARSAERAAMGPRVLIQPRPGASQLVHIPEESQAGAGGPAGSGAAVRAKWVMVAEKGGAQRVANPPRLMQVIAMSKQQSIVSVTPKHSETSSSSTSSDSSQYRSPSERDSSSIITIDAHAPHHPVVHLSAGNGPWEWKSGPKGPEGPDAYELGEMGKDFHGFRPAKSAGVSPGSSVSDMEQDEPRYGSLAAIPGAVGGGGERGDPPSEGLLGTASRESTLRRKPAERDGQGDSEVDHYYKKMQASRRFKD, from the exons ATGATCCCCCCCAAGGAGAAGGCCAGGGCTCCCAAGGACAGCATGACACTCCTGCCCTGCTTCTACTTCGTggag ctgcccatcGTGGCCTCCTCCATCGTGACACTCTACTTCCTGGAGCTGACAGACCTCTTCAAGCCAGCCAAGGTGGGCTTCCAGTGCTACGACCGGGCACTCTCCATGCCCTACGTGGAGACCAATGAGGAGCTCATCCCGCTGCTCATGCTGCTCAGCCTGGCCTTCGCTGCCCCCGCCGCCTCG ATCATGGTCGGGGAGGGCATCGTGTACTGCCTGCAGTCCCGGCTGAAGGGACGCGCCGGAGCCGAGGGCAGCATTAACGCCGGTGGCTGCAACTTCAACTCCTTCCTGCGCCGCACCGTAAGGTTTGTGG GCGTCCACGTGTTTGGGCTCTGTGCCACGGCCTTGGTGACAGACGTTATCCAACTGGCCACAGGCTACCACGCGCCCTTCTTCCTCACCGTCTGCAAGCCCAACTACACGCTGCTGGGCACCCCCTGCGACGCCAACCCCTACATCACCCAGGACATCTGCTCAGGCACGGACAAGCATGCCATCCTCTCCGCCAG GAAGACGTTCCCGTCCCAGCACGCCACGCTCTCCGCTTTCGCTGCCGTCTATGTGTCG ATGTATTTCAACTCCATCATCTCGGACAGCACCAAACTCCTCAAGCCCATCCTGGTCTTCGCCTTCGCCATCGCCGCTGGCATCTGCGGCCTGACCCAGATCACCCAGTACCGCAGCCACCCCGCCGACGTCTACGTGGGCTTCCTGATCGGCTCCGGCATCGCCGCCTACCTG GCTTACCACGCTGTTGGCAACTTCCGAGCCCCAATGGAGAGGGTCCCAGTGCCAGCACCAGCCAAGGATGCGCTGCGGGCACTGACGCAGCGGGGCCACGACTCCGTCTACCACCAGAACAAGTCGGTGAGCACCGACGAGCTGAACCCACAGACGCGGCTGGAGGAGGCGGCGCGGCCAGTGCCGCGGGAGAAgaactccctgggcagcctgaagCGGGCCAGCGTGGACGTGGACCTGCTGGCCCCCCGCAGCCCCATGGGCAAGGAGAACATGGTGACCTTCAGCAACACCCTGCCCCGCGTCAACACCCCCTCCATGGACGACCCCGCGCGGCGGCACATGACCATCCACGTCCCCGTGGACGCCTCCCGCTCCAAGCAGCTCATCACCGAGTGGAAGCAGAAGTCGCTGGAAGGCCGGAGCATGACGCTGGTGGAGGAGGCGGCACATGGCCGGGGCGCCGGGGATGCCGGCGAGGACGTGCCCCCCTCCCTCTACCCCACAGTGCAAGCGCGCTCAGCTGAACGGGCGGCCATGGGGCCCCGTGTCCTCATCCAGCCCCGGCCAGGCGCCTCCCAGCTGGTGCACATCCCTGAGGAGAGCCAGGCAGGCGCCGGCGGCCCGGCTGGCAGCGGGGCAGCTGTGCGGGCCAAGTGGGTGATGGTGGCGGAGAAAGGGGGGGCGCAGCGGGTGGCCAACCCCCCACGCCTGATGCAGGTCATCGCCATGTCCAAGCAGCAGAGCATCGTCTCCGTCACCCCCAAGCACTCGGAGACCTCCTCGTCCTCCACCAGCTCCGACTCCTCCCAGTACCGCTCTCCCTCGGAGCGGGACAGCTCCAGCATCATCACCATCGACGCCCATGCCCCCCACCACCCCGTCGTCCATCTCTCTGCTGGGAACGGTCCCTGGGAGTGGAAGTCGGGGCCGAAGGGGCCAGAGGGGCCGGATGCCTATGAGCTGGGCGAGATGGGGAAGGATTTCCACGGCTTCCGCCCGGCCAAGAGCGCCGGAGTCTCCCCCGGCTCCTCTGTCAGCGACATGGAGCAGGATGAGCCACGCTACGGCAGCCTGGCTGCCATCCCAGGGGCGGTGGGGggtggcggggagcggggggacccCCCCTCTGAGGGGCTGCTGGGCACGGCCAGCCGGGAGTCCACACTGCGGAGGAAGCCAGCTGAGAGGGACGGGCAGGGGGACAGCGAGGTGGACCACTACTACAAGAAAATGCAAGCCAGCCGGAGGTTTAAGGACTGA